Proteins encoded by one window of Mariniplasma anaerobium:
- the mtnN gene encoding 5'-methylthioadenosine/S-adenosylhomocysteine nucleosidase — MILIVAAMKEEVSEILKIKSETHDVLVTGVGKVNAAMKLTEYLSNHRVDRIINLGFAGGNMSYEVNDVVLINHAVYHDFDLTLFGYKKGQVPGYPEVFTSDENMFKRINKKLDYAKQGSLYTGDYFMTTPVEQPAVFDMEGASFYQVAHYFNVPMISIKLISDVIGMKDHFKHYKAFEQTSGAHLLAKVFKDVLEVSYEGNHRI, encoded by the coding sequence ATGATTTTAATTGTAGCTGCTATGAAAGAAGAAGTATCTGAAATATTGAAGATAAAAAGTGAAACTCATGATGTGCTTGTTACAGGTGTAGGTAAAGTGAATGCAGCTATGAAATTGACTGAATATTTATCTAATCATAGAGTCGATAGAATTATTAATCTTGGCTTTGCTGGAGGAAATATGTCCTATGAAGTTAATGATGTTGTACTTATTAATCATGCGGTTTATCATGATTTTGATTTAACATTATTTGGGTATAAAAAAGGACAAGTTCCTGGTTATCCTGAAGTGTTTACATCAGATGAAAATATGTTTAAGAGGATTAATAAAAAACTTGATTATGCTAAACAAGGATCTTTATATACTGGCGATTATTTTATGACAACACCAGTTGAACAACCAGCAGTTTTTGATATGGAAGGTGCAAGTTTTTATCAAGTTGCACATTATTTTAATGTTCCTATGATAAGCATCAAACTAATTTCAGATGTCATAGGGATGAAAGACCATTTTAAACACTATAAAGCATTTGAACAGACATCAGGAGCACATTTACTTGCTAAGGTGTTTAAAGACGTTTTGGAGGTGTCTTATGAAGGGAATCATCGTATTTAG
- a CDS encoding heavy metal translocating P-type ATPase: protein MSKKQLIIETGSVAISVIFIIAAFILQSITGATPWYVIVLFGLSFAIGGFAKAKEGILATIKDKSLNVEILMILAALGAFIVGSYSEGAILILIFSISGVLESYATSKTEKELTSLLELAPKTAILYIDGKESEVEIENLHIGDQVIVKVGQQMPVDGKIIKGETSLDQSPITGEFIPVYKKIGDEVFAGSINIEQTVIVETTKDPKESVVQKIITFVQEAQENKTESQTLINKIEKYYVYFVILFAISFMIFPPLFNWLPAKEAFRRGIVVLVVGSPCALVASITPAMLSSLSNAARKRILVKGGKTLEDMIGLKAVVFDKTGTITTGTPKVVDIITAKDQDRDYILNLLYTIEKQSNHPLANSVTAHLEKQKEIDNINTNEISGRGMTATIGEDHWKTGKFESKVTTKCNRELQSAKVKGHSIIYIIKNDEMIGFVALTDTIRDNVQEVTKALKNLNIKSVLLTGDHEDTAKAIALEAGIETYLANCLPEDKADYVKKLQKDVGKVLMIGDGINDAPALATADIGVAMGAGTDVSLETADIVFMNNNIENLPKIINLSRRMRRITIQNVIFSTSVIALLMITNLFGKIELPLGVVAHEGSTILVILNSLRLLFK, encoded by the coding sequence ATGTCAAAAAAACAATTAATTATTGAAACAGGTTCAGTAGCTATATCCGTCATTTTTATTATAGCCGCTTTTATTTTGCAATCAATTACTGGTGCCACACCATGGTATGTCATCGTATTATTTGGTTTATCATTTGCGATTGGTGGTTTTGCAAAAGCTAAAGAAGGTATTTTAGCAACCATTAAAGATAAATCCTTAAATGTTGAAATTCTAATGATTCTTGCTGCTTTAGGCGCATTTATTGTTGGTAGTTATTCTGAAGGTGCTATTTTAATTTTAATTTTCTCAATTAGTGGTGTTTTAGAATCTTATGCAACATCAAAAACCGAAAAAGAATTAACAAGTCTTTTAGAATTAGCTCCAAAAACCGCTATATTATATATAGATGGTAAAGAATCTGAAGTAGAAATTGAAAATCTTCATATAGGAGACCAAGTTATTGTTAAAGTTGGTCAACAAATGCCAGTTGATGGAAAAATCATCAAAGGCGAAACTTCTCTTGATCAATCACCCATCACTGGTGAATTTATTCCGGTATATAAAAAAATAGGTGATGAAGTATTCGCTGGATCAATTAATATCGAGCAAACAGTTATCGTAGAAACTACAAAAGATCCTAAAGAATCCGTCGTTCAAAAAATTATTACCTTTGTTCAAGAAGCACAAGAAAATAAAACAGAGTCACAAACATTAATTAATAAGATTGAAAAATATTATGTTTACTTTGTTATTTTATTTGCTATTTCATTTATGATTTTCCCTCCATTATTTAATTGGTTACCTGCAAAAGAAGCATTTAGACGAGGTATTGTTGTTTTAGTTGTTGGATCACCTTGTGCACTAGTCGCTTCTATTACTCCTGCGATGCTATCTAGTTTATCAAATGCCGCAAGAAAACGTATTTTGGTAAAAGGTGGAAAAACATTAGAAGATATGATTGGTTTAAAAGCTGTTGTATTTGATAAAACAGGAACCATCACAACTGGTACTCCAAAAGTTGTAGATATCATAACTGCTAAGGATCAAGATCGTGATTATATTTTAAATTTATTATATACTATTGAAAAACAATCAAATCACCCTCTAGCTAATTCAGTTACAGCACATCTAGAAAAACAAAAAGAAATAGATAATATTAATACTAACGAGATATCAGGTAGAGGTATGACAGCAACTATCGGTGAAGATCATTGGAAAACCGGTAAATTTGAATCTAAAGTTACAACAAAATGCAATAGAGAATTACAATCTGCAAAAGTAAAAGGTCATAGTATCATATATATTATTAAAAACGATGAAATGATAGGTTTCGTAGCTTTAACTGATACCATAAGAGATAATGTCCAAGAAGTTACAAAAGCGCTTAAGAACTTAAATATTAAGTCCGTATTGTTAACTGGTGATCACGAAGATACTGCAAAAGCTATTGCATTAGAAGCTGGCATAGAAACCTACTTAGCAAACTGTCTTCCTGAAGATAAAGCCGACTATGTTAAAAAGCTACAAAAAGACGTTGGCAAGGTGTTAATGATTGGTGATGGTATCAATGATGCACCAGCACTTGCAACTGCTGATATAGGTGTTGCTATGGGTGCCGGAACAGATGTTTCACTAGAAACTGCTGATATTGTCTTTATGAATAATAATATTGAAAACCTTCCAAAAATCATTAATTTATCAAGACGCATGAGACGCATAACAATTCAAAATGTTATATTCTCTACAAGTGTCATTGCGTTACTTATGATCACAAACCTTTTTGGTAAAATTGAATTACCACTAGGTGTTGTAGCACATGAAGGTTCAACAATTTTAGTTATTTTAAATAGTTTAAGACTTTTATTTAAATAA
- the udk gene encoding uridine kinase: MDKPLVILVAGGSASGKSTVVQEILDKAGLEDVIIINHDDYYLDQKDLPMEKRYLINYDHPRSLDNELLYKDIKALLNFEPIDKPVYDFEKFTRSEKIEHVLPKKIIIIEGILILENPRIRELADISIFVELDDDTRFIRRMLRDMKERGRSLENIVLQYQKTVKPMFHKYIKPTKRYADVLIPNDTKHAIAVDLIVAKIKQILGERK; encoded by the coding sequence ATGGATAAACCTTTAGTTATATTAGTTGCTGGTGGATCAGCTTCTGGAAAAAGTACAGTTGTACAAGAAATATTAGATAAAGCAGGATTAGAAGATGTGATCATCATCAATCATGATGACTATTATCTAGATCAAAAAGATTTACCTATGGAAAAACGATATCTTATTAATTATGATCATCCAAGATCGTTGGATAATGAACTATTATATAAGGATATTAAAGCCTTATTAAATTTTGAACCCATAGATAAACCTGTTTATGATTTTGAAAAATTTACAAGAAGTGAAAAAATCGAGCACGTTTTACCTAAAAAAATTATTATTATTGAAGGTATTTTGATTTTAGAAAATCCAAGAATTAGAGAATTAGCTGATATTAGTATTTTTGTTGAATTAGATGATGATACCAGATTTATTAGAAGAATGTTAAGAGATATGAAAGAGAGAGGTCGCTCTTTAGAAAATATTGTTTTGCAATATCAAAAAACTGTAAAGCCAATGTTTCATAAATATATAAAACCTACAAAAAGATATGCAGATGTTCTTATTCCAAATGATACAAAGCATGCAATCGCTGTAGATTTAATTGTAGCCAAAATCAAACAGATTTTAGGGGAAAGAAAATGA
- a CDS encoding GNAT family N-acetyltransferase → MEFIYENHKIYVKDNEDKVIVEATFPLYNKETVVVDHTYVDPTLRGHGVASKLMHEVCKHAEKLGYKVVATCPYSIVWFKKHKEYDHLIDQLIQAELSPECRI, encoded by the coding sequence ATGGAGTTTATATATGAAAATCACAAAATATATGTTAAAGATAATGAAGATAAAGTTATTGTAGAAGCAACTTTCCCTTTATATAATAAGGAAACTGTTGTTGTTGATCATACCTATGTTGATCCAACTTTAAGAGGACATGGGGTAGCAAGCAAATTAATGCATGAAGTTTGTAAACATGCAGAAAAACTAGGATATAAAGTAGTTGCAACTTGCCCGTATTCGATTGTATGGTTTAAAAAACATAAAGAATATGATCATTTAATTGATCAATTAATTCAGGCGGAACTCTCGCCAGAATGTCGAATTTAG